One Eublepharis macularius isolate TG4126 chromosome 6, MPM_Emac_v1.0, whole genome shotgun sequence DNA segment encodes these proteins:
- the C6H3orf33 gene encoding protein C3orf33 homolog produces MAGQEGGQPRNYIARLSEWADAHLSLIRNISTGMAIAGVILLAKSVKLTTKFTNALEIPIEFIEKNVKLRGRLHQITEQGLEIEHIPIVIPIISSLQRRWHTDGLLLVRLAGVQLTPDGTIWLKEELKPSQMMWFQLLGRKDSILDCLVVVNKGRFSSICLNEEILRQGLGRTARVEGLTHESQIYWKLHKRLLQAELKAVKRNKGIWKEATFLEKLREQLNDNKFMQKLKQFATWLRIRL; encoded by the exons ATGGCGGGGCAAGAAGGCGGACAGCCGAGAAATTATATCGCGCGCCTCTCCGAATGGGCGGACGCGCATCTCTCCCTCATCCGG aatATCAGCACAGGAATGGCAATAGCTGGAGTAATTTTACTTGCAAAGAGTGTGAAACTG ACAACCAAATTCACAAATGCTCTGGAAATACCAATAGAATTTATAGAGAAGAATGTTAAACTGCGGGGACGATTACACCAGATAACTGAGCAAGGATTAGAAATTGAACATATTCCCATTGTCATTCCGATAATTTCATCACTGCAGAGGAGAT GGCATACAGATGGTTTATTGCTGGTCAGGCTTGCTGGTGTGCAGCTGACACCAGATGGTACAATCTGGTTAAAAGAAGAGTTAAAACCCTCCCAAATGATGTGGTTCCAGCTTCTTGGAAGGAAGGATTCAATACTTGATTGCCTTGTGGTAGTAAATAAG GGTAGGTTTTCGAGCATCTGTCTGAATGAAGAAATCCTGAGACAAGGGCTTGGCAGGACTGCTCGGGTGGAAGGGCTGACTCATGAATCTCAGATCTACTGGAAGCTTCACAAGAGGCTACTACAAGCTGAACTGAAGGCTGTGAAAAGAAATAAAGGGATCTGGAAAGAAGCAACATTCCTCGAGAAACTTAGAGAGCAGCTAAATGATAATAAATTCATGCAGAAGTTAAAACAGTTTGCAACGTGGCTAAGAATCCGCCTCTGA